The DNA window CCTGAGTCGGCGTCGCGGAGAACAACGAAGTGGCGCGATCCATGACGCCGTTGATCACCGGATGCAGATCCAGGGTGCCATAGCGGCGCATTACCGCATAGCCGTTGGCGGTCACCGACGGTGAATCCAAATAGAGGGCGATGGCGCCTGAATTGGCGCCTTCGGTATCGCACAAGGGCGATGGGGCCCAGGTAAATGCGACCGAGGTGGGGTTCGCCACGGCATTGTACACGGCCATATACCCCCACGAAGCAGTGGTGGCGCTGTTGTCCAGCGTATTGCTCACCAGCACATACTCGGGATCAGCCGTCCAATTGCTTCCCAGACTTGTCCGGTTGAAATCATCCACCGTCTGCGCCGACAACGGGACGCTGAACAGGGCGGCGATCGTCACGAACAAAAGGGTGATCATTCCTTTGTATCTCATTTTTTATTTCCTCACGCTAATTGTCGTTTCGTTCATGGAAAGAATTCGGTTGATGTCGAATCCCACACGGCGAACTATTTCATCACCGCCATTTTTTTGGTCAGAATCACCTCGCCGGCGATCAGTTTGTAGAAATAGATGCCGGAAGCGACATAGCGGCCCGCATCATCCCGGCCGTTCCATACGATGGTGTAGCGGCCGGCGTGGCGTAGCCTGTCCTCCAAAGTGCGCACCAGGCGTCCCTGAGTGTTGTACACCAGCACCCGGGTGCGCAAAGCATTCTGCACGGAGGCGGGTATCTCATAGCGGATCGTGGTGGACATATTGAACGGATTGGGCGAATTCTGCGCCAGCGAATAAGAGTCCGGTGCTTGAACTTCCATGGCGTTGGATCGCGCATAGATCGTCTCCATGCGGCTGGCCGCCTCAGAGCCCGCCTGGGCGTGTTTGATCTCGATGGTGGTTGTTTCGTTCTGCTGGTGCAGCAGAT is part of the bacterium genome and encodes:
- a CDS encoding T9SS type A sorting domain-containing protein, whose amino-acid sequence is ISILLDMVVASSKAAVPVAAASPAAGSVRLEVVDLPQNYVGELDVPIYYHASAPISGIELVFKTDAERYQLAPPKKTLLSKNMTLQSALRGDELHVILCSTDGKPMPAGEGELLTLPVNLLHQQNETTTIEIKHAQAGSEAASRMETIYARSNAMEVQAPDSYSLAQNSPNPFNMSTTIRYEIPASVQNALRTRVLVYNTQGRLVRTLEDRLRHAGRYTIVWNGRDDAGRYVASGIYFYKLIAGEVILTKKMAVMK